From the genome of Actinomycetota bacterium, one region includes:
- the rsmI gene encoding 16S rRNA (cytidine(1402)-2'-O)-methyltransferase: MSGRLFLVGTPIGNLGDMTERAKETLAGVDVVAAEDTRRTGRLLSRFGIKRPLVSLFKGNEARRTAELLSGLREGKDVALVTDAGMPLISDPGHRLVRACVDDGIDVRVVPGPSAVTAALAVSGLPSDRFVFEGFLPRKAGDRRERLRSLADERRTIVVFESPVRLERLLRDVLEEVGDRRVAVARELTKLHEEVVRGRASEVLARVAGSEPKGEVVVVIEGRAWGNDVALAELVGEARRLVDEGMRKREAASSVAKRHDASANAIYEELIRPGS; encoded by the coding sequence ATGAGCGGGCGACTGTTCCTCGTCGGTACCCCGATTGGGAACCTCGGCGACATGACCGAACGCGCGAAAGAGACGCTCGCCGGCGTCGACGTCGTCGCGGCCGAGGACACGCGTCGCACCGGACGCCTGCTGTCGCGTTTCGGCATCAAGCGCCCGCTCGTCTCGCTGTTCAAGGGGAACGAAGCTCGCCGAACCGCGGAGCTCCTCTCGGGCCTTCGCGAGGGGAAGGACGTCGCGCTCGTCACCGACGCCGGCATGCCGCTGATCTCCGACCCCGGGCACCGGCTCGTTCGCGCGTGCGTCGACGACGGGATCGACGTCAGAGTCGTTCCGGGACCCTCAGCCGTCACGGCCGCGCTCGCGGTGTCCGGGCTCCCGAGCGACCGGTTCGTGTTCGAGGGGTTCCTGCCGAGGAAGGCGGGGGACCGGCGCGAGCGCCTTCGCTCGCTCGCGGACGAGCGGCGGACGATCGTCGTGTTCGAGTCGCCCGTACGGCTCGAGAGGCTGCTCCGCGACGTCCTCGAGGAGGTGGGCGACCGTCGGGTGGCGGTCGCACGCGAGCTCACCAAGTTGCACGAAGAGGTCGTTCGCGGACGTGCTTCCGAGGTGCTCGCGCGGGTGGCAGGGTCCGAGCCGAAGGGCGAGGTCGTCGTGGTCATCGAGGGACGCGCCTGGGGCAACGACGTCGCGCTTGCGGAGCTGGTCGGGGAGGCTCGCCGGCTGGTCGACGAAGGGATGCGCAAGCGCGAGGCGGCGTCCAGCGTGGCGAAACGCCACGACGCAAGCGCGAACGCGATCTACGAGGAGCTCATCCGACCGGGGTCGTAA
- the metG gene encoding methionine--tRNA ligase, whose amino-acid sequence MGRDVFYITTPIYYPNDVPHIGHAYNAVATDFIARYHRLRGEEVFHLTGTDEHGLKLQRAAEAAGMEPKAWVDQMEPRWREVWARLDIAYDDYIRTTEPRHVTAVQRLLRAVHDNGRDDIYLGIYEGLYCVSCELYYTEDELVDGKCPIHGRPVEHVREENYFFRLSAYADRLLAWYGEDPSRIEPETRRNEVLSLIRGGLQDFSISRTNFDWGIPLPWDPNHVCYVWFDALTNYITAAGYGSDEARFARVWPANIHLIGKDILRQHAVYWPAMLMAGGVEPFRQVWAHGYLTVGGKKMSKTNATGIHPFELLDHFGVDSYRYYFMREIQFGQDGSFSWESMVDRHNADLANGLGNLASRVLAMFGSYFDGVVPATPGDDTDLPKVIEESRRRYDELMGTLALGSALTAVWDIVGRANQYLVEREPWQIAKDDERRDELAAVLYTAAETLRILAVLISPIMPTAAAALWSDLGIDEPLHAQRLPHAARWGGLAPGTKTSKGEALFPRLDS is encoded by the coding sequence ATGGGTCGAGACGTCTTCTACATCACCACGCCGATCTACTACCCGAACGACGTTCCCCACATCGGCCACGCCTACAACGCCGTTGCGACCGACTTCATCGCCCGGTACCACCGGCTGCGCGGCGAGGAGGTGTTCCACCTCACCGGTACGGACGAGCACGGCCTCAAGCTCCAGCGGGCCGCCGAGGCGGCGGGGATGGAGCCGAAGGCCTGGGTCGACCAGATGGAGCCGCGCTGGCGCGAGGTCTGGGCTCGCCTGGACATCGCCTACGACGACTACATCCGCACGACGGAACCTCGCCACGTCACCGCCGTCCAGCGGCTGCTGCGGGCCGTCCACGACAACGGCCGCGACGACATCTACCTCGGCATCTACGAGGGCCTGTACTGCGTCTCGTGCGAGCTCTACTACACGGAGGACGAGCTCGTCGACGGCAAGTGCCCGATCCACGGCCGGCCCGTGGAGCACGTCCGCGAGGAGAACTACTTCTTCCGGCTTTCCGCGTACGCCGATCGTTTGCTCGCGTGGTACGGGGAAGACCCCTCCCGGATCGAGCCGGAGACCCGACGCAACGAGGTCCTCTCGCTCATCAGGGGCGGGCTCCAGGACTTCTCCATCAGCAGGACCAACTTCGACTGGGGCATACCGTTGCCGTGGGATCCGAACCACGTCTGCTACGTCTGGTTCGACGCCCTCACGAACTACATCACCGCCGCCGGATACGGCAGCGACGAGGCGCGGTTCGCCCGAGTGTGGCCGGCGAACATCCACCTGATCGGCAAGGACATCCTCCGCCAGCACGCCGTCTACTGGCCGGCCATGCTGATGGCCGGCGGGGTCGAGCCGTTTCGCCAGGTGTGGGCCCACGGGTATCTGACCGTCGGCGGGAAGAAGATGTCCAAGACCAACGCCACCGGCATCCACCCGTTCGAGCTCCTCGACCACTTCGGCGTGGACTCCTACCGGTACTACTTCATGCGGGAGATCCAGTTCGGCCAGGACGGGAGCTTCTCGTGGGAGTCGATGGTCGACCGCCACAACGCCGACCTGGCAAATGGGTTGGGGAACCTGGCCAGTCGAGTGCTGGCCATGTTCGGTTCCTACTTCGACGGCGTCGTTCCGGCGACTCCCGGTGACGACACCGACCTGCCCAAGGTGATCGAGGAGTCCCGGCGCAGATATGACGAGCTGATGGGCACGCTCGCCCTCGGCTCGGCGCTCACGGCCGTTTGGGACATCGTCGGGCGCGCGAACCAGTACCTCGTCGAGCGCGAGCCGTGGCAGATCGCCAAGGACGACGAGCGCCGGGACGAGCTCGCGGCGGTCCTCTATACCGCCGCAGAGACGCTGCGGATCCTCGCGGTGTTGATCTCGCCGATCATGCCGACCGCGGCCGCGGCGTTGTGGTCGGACCTCGGGATCGACGAGCCGCTCCACGCACAGCGCCTCCCTCACGCCGCGCGGTGGGGTGGACTCGCACCTGGGACGAAGACGTCGAAAGGGGAGGCGCTGTTCCCGCGTCTCGACTCCTGA
- a CDS encoding TatD family hydrolase: MTEGARSDGNPALGLKTSAIDTHCHLFLIERDPADVLSEARGAGVERIVCPGIDLDSSRRAVELAESLEGVFATAGTHPHDASGFDLEAAARTAELLALERVVAVGECGLDFFRMRSPREDQIRAFRVHVRLAREAHLPMVVHVRDAWEDVLRVLDEGGVRDVVLHCFTGDVATARACASRGWYLSFAGNVTYPKNANIRDAAAAIPLDRLLVETDSPFLAPQRLRGRDNAPANVVDVIETVATARGEAVEDVRAATLANAFAAFPRLR; encoded by the coding sequence GTGACCGAGGGTGCTCGCTCCGACGGCAACCCTGCACTCGGACTGAAGACGTCCGCGATCGATACGCACTGCCACCTCTTCTTGATCGAGCGCGACCCTGCCGACGTGCTGTCGGAGGCTCGCGGAGCCGGCGTGGAGCGCATCGTCTGCCCGGGTATCGACCTGGACTCGAGCCGTCGCGCCGTCGAGCTCGCAGAGTCCCTGGAAGGCGTGTTCGCGACCGCGGGAACCCACCCGCACGACGCGTCTGGGTTCGACCTGGAAGCCGCGGCCCGGACCGCGGAGCTCCTGGCGCTCGAGCGCGTCGTCGCGGTGGGCGAGTGCGGGCTCGACTTCTTTCGGATGCGATCTCCGCGAGAGGACCAGATACGAGCGTTCCGAGTGCACGTCCGTCTCGCTCGCGAGGCGCACCTGCCGATGGTCGTTCACGTCCGTGACGCGTGGGAGGACGTCCTTCGAGTCCTCGATGAGGGCGGCGTCCGCGACGTCGTCCTTCACTGCTTCACGGGTGACGTCGCCACCGCGCGCGCGTGCGCCTCGCGCGGCTGGTACCTCTCGTTCGCGGGGAACGTGACCTACCCGAAGAACGCCAACATTCGCGACGCCGCCGCGGCGATCCCCCTGGATCGACTCTTGGTCGAGACCGACAGCCCGTTCCTCGCGCCACAGCGGCTCCGAGGTCGCGACAACGCGCCGGCGAACGTCGTCGACGTGATCGAGACGGTCGCCACCGCCCGCGGCGAAGCCGTCGAGGACGTCCGCGCGGCCACGCTAGCCAACGCGTTCGCGGCGTTTCCCCGCCTTCGATAG
- a CDS encoding RlpA-like double-psi beta-barrel domain-containing protein, with amino-acid sequence MPVRPSRVRRLRARKAVGNVALTGAAVVLAVGYIAVQKTVTLVVEGEPEVVRTMSANVGELLDTEGVVIGSGDVVTPPKATPLSDGMTVEVDHFAEAFVAPAPQDVGVWVMDGVPGPLGSNAARSTEVMFSAGYPAGRSEVVDARVVVMGKDLDVLTNAPSVGKLLSAMGIEPDRWDRVHPSPKTPLQRNMQVRFTAIDYRINEVQVPIPFTTYTSRSDEIAPGEIQMVRAGVNGVMMERYEIKLVNGEPYARTLLSREVLSEAVAAKRIIGRERAVPTTDPQTQVGEASWYSFAPGDGLTAAHPWLPFGTVVRVTNIANGNSVTVVINDRGPFGGRIIDLSEEAFARIAHLGEGVVQVRLVW; translated from the coding sequence ATGCCGGTGCGACCCTCGCGGGTCCGGAGGCTCCGGGCTCGCAAGGCGGTGGGGAACGTGGCCCTGACGGGTGCAGCCGTCGTGCTCGCCGTCGGGTACATCGCCGTCCAGAAGACAGTGACGTTGGTGGTCGAGGGGGAGCCCGAGGTGGTTCGGACGATGAGCGCAAACGTCGGCGAGCTCCTCGACACCGAGGGCGTGGTCATCGGTTCCGGCGATGTCGTGACGCCTCCGAAGGCGACTCCCCTTTCGGACGGCATGACGGTTGAGGTGGATCACTTCGCGGAAGCGTTCGTCGCTCCCGCGCCACAGGATGTGGGGGTCTGGGTGATGGACGGGGTGCCGGGGCCGCTCGGATCGAACGCGGCTCGAAGCACCGAGGTGATGTTCTCTGCGGGTTACCCGGCCGGAAGGTCGGAGGTGGTGGACGCGCGCGTCGTGGTGATGGGGAAGGACCTCGACGTGCTCACGAACGCCCCCTCCGTCGGCAAGCTCCTCTCGGCCATGGGGATCGAGCCCGACCGGTGGGACCGCGTCCATCCATCACCCAAGACCCCCCTTCAACGGAACATGCAGGTTCGGTTCACCGCGATCGATTACAGGATCAACGAGGTCCAAGTTCCGATCCCCTTCACCACGTACACGTCTCGCTCGGACGAGATCGCGCCCGGCGAGATTCAGATGGTTCGCGCCGGCGTAAACGGCGTGATGATGGAGCGCTACGAGATCAAGCTCGTGAACGGCGAGCCATATGCTCGTACGCTGCTTTCGCGCGAGGTGCTGAGTGAGGCGGTCGCCGCCAAGCGGATCATCGGTCGAGAGCGCGCCGTCCCCACCACGGACCCTCAGACGCAGGTCGGCGAGGCCAGCTGGTACTCGTTCGCGCCGGGCGACGGACTGACCGCGGCGCATCCGTGGTTGCCGTTCGGTACGGTGGTCAGGGTCACGAACATCGCGAACGGCAACTCGGTCACGGTGGTGATCAACGATCGCGGACCCTTCGGTGGACGCATCATCGACCTCAGTGAAGAGGCATTCGCCCGTATCGCCCACCTCGGCGAGGGCGTCGTCCAGGTCCGGCTCGTCTGGTAA
- the rsmA gene encoding 16S rRNA (adenine(1518)-N(6)/adenine(1519)-N(6))-dimethyltransferase RsmA: MKRHSPVSPTSARASSRSGSSGNALGRSALRALAARYGIAPSKALGQHFLADPNLARAIVADAGVGAGDRVLEIGAGLGSLTVALAEAGPNVLAIEFDRRLVLALRDVVAGWPSVRVEEIDAMHADWHALLGEGVWRMVSNLPYNVSVPLVVDLVEGVPAIDRYLVMVQREVGDRFVASPGEDEYGPVTLRIGYRAEAEIVRRVSASVFWPTASVDSVLVRIERHPPRVDVDPVALFRVIDTGFAQRRKTMANALRRLGLDATAAAAVLRRCDIDPSARAEGLSLDEFASVADAMLETGWRP; encoded by the coding sequence GTGAAGAGGCATTCGCCCGTATCGCCCACCTCGGCGAGGGCGTCGTCCAGGTCCGGCTCGTCTGGTAACGCGCTCGGGCGTTCAGCCCTTCGCGCACTCGCCGCTCGTTACGGGATCGCTCCGTCGAAAGCGCTCGGGCAACACTTCCTGGCCGACCCGAACCTCGCGCGTGCGATCGTCGCCGACGCCGGCGTGGGCGCCGGCGACCGAGTCCTGGAGATCGGCGCCGGGCTCGGCTCGCTCACGGTCGCGCTCGCGGAAGCCGGCCCGAACGTCCTCGCCATCGAGTTCGACCGCCGTCTCGTTCTCGCGCTTCGCGACGTGGTGGCCGGGTGGCCCTCGGTCCGGGTGGAGGAGATCGACGCGATGCACGCGGACTGGCACGCGCTCCTCGGCGAGGGCGTGTGGCGGATGGTGTCGAACCTTCCCTACAACGTGTCCGTGCCGCTCGTGGTCGACCTCGTTGAGGGTGTCCCGGCGATCGACCGGTACCTCGTGATGGTCCAGCGAGAAGTCGGGGATCGCTTCGTCGCGTCTCCTGGAGAGGACGAGTACGGCCCGGTCACCCTTCGGATCGGGTACCGCGCCGAGGCCGAGATCGTCAGGCGCGTTTCGGCCAGCGTGTTCTGGCCGACCGCGAGCGTGGATTCCGTCCTGGTGCGGATCGAGCGGCATCCCCCGCGCGTTGACGTCGATCCGGTTGCGCTGTTCCGCGTGATCGATACCGGATTCGCCCAGCGCCGCAAGACGATGGCGAACGCGCTCAGGCGGCTGGGGCTCGATGCAACCGCCGCTGCCGCCGTGCTACGGCGGTGTGACATCGATCCGTCCGCTCGAGCGGAGGGATTGTCGCTGGACGAGTTCGCGTCCGTTGCGGATGCGATGCTTGAAACGGGGTGGCGGCCGTGA